The proteins below are encoded in one region of Coturnix japonica isolate 7356 chromosome 10, Coturnix japonica 2.1, whole genome shotgun sequence:
- the LOC107318756 gene encoding semaphorin-6D isoform X3: MVFVCGTNAFNPMCRYYRLSTLEYDGEEISGLARCPFDARQTNVALFADGKLYSATVADFLASDAVIYRSMGDGSALRTIKYDSKWIKEPHFLHAIEYGNYVYFFFREIAVEHNNLGKAVYSRVARICKNDMGGSQRVLEKHWTSFLKARLNCSVPGDSFFYFDVLQSITDIIEINGIPTVVGVFTTQLNSIPGSAVCAFSMDDIEKVFKGRFKEQKTPDSVWTAVPEDKVPKPRPGCCAKHGLAEAYKTSIDFPDETLSFIKSHPLMDSAVPSIIEEPWFTKTRVRYRLTAIAVDHAAGPHQNYTVIFVGSEAGVVLKILAKTRPFSLNDSVLLEEIEAYNHAKCNAESEEDRRVISLQLDRDHHALFVAFSSCVIRIPLSRCERHGSCKKACIASRDPYCGWLDHEACGRVTPGMPFSLFVSYNHSTGGYVQDVEYGNTAQLGDCHDMKFSSASITTMASIPVISPRVIGSWKPKVTGSRKFVVQDDPNTSDYSDPLSGVPKGVRWEVQSGESNQMVHMNVLITCVFAAFVLGAFIAGVAVYCYRDVFVRKSRKIHKDAESAQSCTDSSGSFAKLNGLFDSPVKEYQQNIDSPKLYTNLLTSRKELPPNGDMKSMMMDHRGQPPELAALPTPESTPVLQQKTLQAMKSQSDKAHGNLNASRKETPLKSPQFFPSSPPPHSPLSHGHIPSAIVLPNATHDYNTSFSNSNAHKADKKMQHIDHPLTKPSSKRDHRRSVDSRNTLNDFLKHLNETTSNPKAIMGDIQVAHQTLMLDPMGNMSEIPPKVPNREASLYSPPSTLPRNSPTKRVDVPTTPAVPMTSLERQRGYHKNSSQRHSISALPKNLNSPNGVLLSRQPSINRGGYVTPTAGTKMDYMQGTPVSVHLQPSLSRQSSYTSNGTLPRTGIKRTPSLKPDVPPKPSFVPQTTSVRPLNKYSY, from the exons ATGGTGTTTGTCTGTGGAACAAATGCATTTAATCCTATGTGCAGATACTATCGG ctGAGTACCTTAGAGTATGATGGGGAGGAAATTAGTGGTTTGGCAAGATGCCCATTTGATGCCAGACAAACCAATGTCGCCCTCTTTGCTG ATGGAAAATTGTATTCAGCAACAGTAGCGGATTTCCTGGCAAGTGATGCTGTTATTTATCGCAGCATGGGAGATGGGTCTGCCCTAAGGACAATAAAGTATGATTCCAAGTGGATAAAAG AGCCACACTTTCTCCATGCCATAGAATATGGGAACTACGTGTATTTCTTCTTTCGAGAAATTGCTGTAGAGCACAATAATTTAGGCAAG GCCGTGTATTCCCGTGTGGCACGCATATGCAAAAATGACATGGGGGGTTCCCAGAGAGTTCTGGAAAAACACTGGACATCCTTTCTGAAAGCTCGGCTCAACTGCTCCGTTCCTGGGGATTCGTTTTTCTACTTTGATGTCCTACAGTCTATCACGGACATAATAGAAATCAATGGAATCCCCACGGTTGTCGGTGTATTCACTACACAGCTTAACAG cATCCCTGgttcagcagtgtgtgctttcaGCATGGATGACATTGAGAAGGTCTTCAAAGGGagatttaaagaacaaaaaactcCTGACTCTGTTTGGACAGCCGTACCTGAAGACAAGGTGCCAAAGCCAAG ACCTGGCTGCTGTGCAAAACATGGCCTAGCAGAAGCTTACAAAACCTCCATTGATTTCCCAGACGAAACATTGTCCTTCATCAAATCTCATCCGCTGATGGATTCAGCTGTTCCCTCAATCATTGAGGAGCCTTGGTTTACCAAAACACGCGTCAG ATACAGATTGACAGCAATTGCTGTAGACCACGCTGCTGGACCGCACCAGAACTACACAGTCATATTTGTTGGCTCAGAAGCAGGAGTAGTACTTAAAATCTTGGCAAAGACCAGACCTTTCTCTTTGAATGACAGTGTATTGCTGGAAGAGATTGAAGCATATAATCATGCAAA GTGTAATGCTGAGAGCGAGGAAGACAGAAGAGTCATTTCCCTTCAGCTGGATAGAGACCACCATGCTCTGTTTGTGGCGTTCTCCAGCTGTGTCATCAGAATTCCTCTGAGCCGGTGTGAGCGTCACGGGTCATGTAAAAA GGCGTGTATTGCCTCTCGGGATCCATACTGTGGCTGGTTAGACCACGAGGCGTGTGGGAGAGTGACACCAGGCATGCC gttctctttgtttgtttcatacAACCACAGCACTGGAGGATATGTACAAGATGTAGAATATGGCAACACAGCGCAGCTTGGGGACTGCCATG ACATGAAGTTCTCCTCAGCTTCCATTACCACAATGGCAAGTATCCCAGTTATATCACCTAGAGTGATTGGTTCCTGGAAACCTAAAGTGACTGGCTCTCGGAAATTTGTAGTTCAAGATGACCCAAACACTTCTGATTATTCTGATCCATTATCAGGTGTCCCAAAGG GTGTAAGGTGGGAAGTGCAGTCGGGAGAGTCCAACCAAATGGTACACATGAATGTCCTAATCACGTGtgtctttgctgcttttgtccTGGGAGCCTTTATTGCGGGAGTGGCCGTGTACTGTTATCGGGATGTGTTTGTACGGAAATCcagaaaaatacacaaagatgCAGAATCTGCCCAGTCCTGTACGGACTCCAGTGGGAGCTTTGCTAAACTGAATGGGCTTTTTGATAGTCCCGTCAAAGAATATCAACAAAACATTGATTCGCCCAAACTCTACACCAACCTGCTGACAAGCAGAAAGGAATTGCCACCAAATGGTGACATGAAGTCGATGATGATGGACCACAGGGGCCAGCCTCCGGAATTAGCTGCACTTCCAACTCCTGAATCCACACCAGTTCTTCAGCAAAAGACTCTGCAAGCCATGAAAAGTCAGTCAGACAAAGCACATGGTAACCTGAATGCTTCGCGAAAGGAAACCCCGCTAAAAAGCCCacagttttttccttccagtcctCCACCCCACTCTCCTCTGAGTCACGGACATATACCCAGTGCTATCGTTCTTCCCAATGCTACTCATGATTACAATACTTCTTTCTCAAATTCTAATGCGCACAAGGCAGACAAAAAGATGCAACATATTGATCATCCACTTACAAAACCATCCAGCAAAAGAGACCACAGGAGGTCTGTTGATTCCAGGAACACCCTGAATGATTTTCTGAAACACTTAAATGAAACTACTAGTAATCCCAAAGCAATCATGGGAGATATTCAAGTGGCCCACCAGACTTTAATGCTGGATCCAATGGGAAATATGTCTGAGATCCCACCTAAAGTCCCCAACAGGGAGGCATCTTTATACTCTCCACCATCAACTCTTCCGAGAAACAGCCCCACAAAACGGGTGGACGTTCCCACCACACCTGCAGTACCGATGACCTCTTTGGAAAGGCAGAGAGGTTATCACAAAAATTCTTCACAAAGGCATTCAATATCTGCCCTTCCTAAAAACTTAAACTCACCAAATGGTGTTTTGTTATCCAGACAGCCCAGTATTAATCGGGGGGGTTACGTGACTCCCACAGCAGGCACAAAGATGGACTACATGCAAGGAACCCCTGTCAGTGTTCACCTCCAGCCTTCCTTGTCCAGGCAAAGCAGTTACACAAGCAACGGCACTCTTCCTCGTACAGGAATAAAGAGGACACCCTCGTTAAAACCTGATGTGCCACCAAAACCCTCATTTGTTCCTCAAACAACATCAGTCAGACCACTGAACAAATACAGTTACTAG
- the LOC107318756 gene encoding semaphorin-6D isoform X2: MVFVCGTNAFNPMCRYYRLSTLEYDGEEISGLARCPFDARQTNVALFADGKLYSATVADFLASDAVIYRSMGDGSALRTIKYDSKWIKEPHFLHAIEYGNYVYFFFREIAVEHNNLGKAVYSRVARICKNDMGGSQRVLEKHWTSFLKARLNCSVPGDSFFYFDVLQSITDIIEINGIPTVVGVFTTQLNSIPGSAVCAFSMDDIEKVFKGRFKEQKTPDSVWTAVPEDKVPKPRPGCCAKHGLAEAYKTSIDFPDETLSFIKSHPLMDSAVPSIIEEPWFTKTRVRYRLTAIAVDHAAGPHQNYTVIFVGSEAGVVLKILAKTRPFSLNDSVLLEEIEAYNHAKCNAESEEDRRVISLQLDRDHHALFVAFSSCVIRIPLSRCERHGSCKKACIASRDPYCGWLDHEACGRVTPGMPTGGYVQDVEYGNTAQLGDCHEILPTTATPDYKIFGDPTSDMKFSSASITTMASIPVISPRVIGSWKPKVTGSRKFVVQDDPNTSDYSDPLSGVPKGVRWEVQSGESNQMVHMNVLITCVFAAFVLGAFIAGVAVYCYRDVFVRKSRKIHKDAESAQSCTDSSGSFAKLNGLFDSPVKEYQQNIDSPKLYTNLLTSRKELPPNGDMKSMMMDHRGQPPELAALPTPESTPVLQQKTLQAMKSQSDKAHGNLNASRKETPLKSPQFFPSSPPPHSPLSHGHIPSAIVLPNATHDYNTSFSNSNAHKADKKMQHIDHPLTKPSSKRDHRRSVDSRNTLNDFLKHLNETTSNPKAIMGDIQVAHQTLMLDPMGNMSEIPPKVPNREASLYSPPSTLPRNSPTKRVDVPTTPAVPMTSLERQRGYHKNSSQRHSISALPKNLNSPNGVLLSRQPSINRGGYVTPTAGTKMDYMQGTPVSVHLQPSLSRQSSYTSNGTLPRTGIKRTPSLKPDVPPKPSFVPQTTSVRPLNKYSY; the protein is encoded by the exons ATGGTGTTTGTCTGTGGAACAAATGCATTTAATCCTATGTGCAGATACTATCGG ctGAGTACCTTAGAGTATGATGGGGAGGAAATTAGTGGTTTGGCAAGATGCCCATTTGATGCCAGACAAACCAATGTCGCCCTCTTTGCTG ATGGAAAATTGTATTCAGCAACAGTAGCGGATTTCCTGGCAAGTGATGCTGTTATTTATCGCAGCATGGGAGATGGGTCTGCCCTAAGGACAATAAAGTATGATTCCAAGTGGATAAAAG AGCCACACTTTCTCCATGCCATAGAATATGGGAACTACGTGTATTTCTTCTTTCGAGAAATTGCTGTAGAGCACAATAATTTAGGCAAG GCCGTGTATTCCCGTGTGGCACGCATATGCAAAAATGACATGGGGGGTTCCCAGAGAGTTCTGGAAAAACACTGGACATCCTTTCTGAAAGCTCGGCTCAACTGCTCCGTTCCTGGGGATTCGTTTTTCTACTTTGATGTCCTACAGTCTATCACGGACATAATAGAAATCAATGGAATCCCCACGGTTGTCGGTGTATTCACTACACAGCTTAACAG cATCCCTGgttcagcagtgtgtgctttcaGCATGGATGACATTGAGAAGGTCTTCAAAGGGagatttaaagaacaaaaaactcCTGACTCTGTTTGGACAGCCGTACCTGAAGACAAGGTGCCAAAGCCAAG ACCTGGCTGCTGTGCAAAACATGGCCTAGCAGAAGCTTACAAAACCTCCATTGATTTCCCAGACGAAACATTGTCCTTCATCAAATCTCATCCGCTGATGGATTCAGCTGTTCCCTCAATCATTGAGGAGCCTTGGTTTACCAAAACACGCGTCAG ATACAGATTGACAGCAATTGCTGTAGACCACGCTGCTGGACCGCACCAGAACTACACAGTCATATTTGTTGGCTCAGAAGCAGGAGTAGTACTTAAAATCTTGGCAAAGACCAGACCTTTCTCTTTGAATGACAGTGTATTGCTGGAAGAGATTGAAGCATATAATCATGCAAA GTGTAATGCTGAGAGCGAGGAAGACAGAAGAGTCATTTCCCTTCAGCTGGATAGAGACCACCATGCTCTGTTTGTGGCGTTCTCCAGCTGTGTCATCAGAATTCCTCTGAGCCGGTGTGAGCGTCACGGGTCATGTAAAAA GGCGTGTATTGCCTCTCGGGATCCATACTGTGGCTGGTTAGACCACGAGGCGTGTGGGAGAGTGACACCAGGCATGCC CACTGGAGGATATGTACAAGATGTAGAATATGGCAACACAGCGCAGCTTGGGGACTGCCATG AAATTTTGCCTACTACAGCTACACCAGATTACAAAATATTTGGCGACCCAACATCTG ACATGAAGTTCTCCTCAGCTTCCATTACCACAATGGCAAGTATCCCAGTTATATCACCTAGAGTGATTGGTTCCTGGAAACCTAAAGTGACTGGCTCTCGGAAATTTGTAGTTCAAGATGACCCAAACACTTCTGATTATTCTGATCCATTATCAGGTGTCCCAAAGG GTGTAAGGTGGGAAGTGCAGTCGGGAGAGTCCAACCAAATGGTACACATGAATGTCCTAATCACGTGtgtctttgctgcttttgtccTGGGAGCCTTTATTGCGGGAGTGGCCGTGTACTGTTATCGGGATGTGTTTGTACGGAAATCcagaaaaatacacaaagatgCAGAATCTGCCCAGTCCTGTACGGACTCCAGTGGGAGCTTTGCTAAACTGAATGGGCTTTTTGATAGTCCCGTCAAAGAATATCAACAAAACATTGATTCGCCCAAACTCTACACCAACCTGCTGACAAGCAGAAAGGAATTGCCACCAAATGGTGACATGAAGTCGATGATGATGGACCACAGGGGCCAGCCTCCGGAATTAGCTGCACTTCCAACTCCTGAATCCACACCAGTTCTTCAGCAAAAGACTCTGCAAGCCATGAAAAGTCAGTCAGACAAAGCACATGGTAACCTGAATGCTTCGCGAAAGGAAACCCCGCTAAAAAGCCCacagttttttccttccagtcctCCACCCCACTCTCCTCTGAGTCACGGACATATACCCAGTGCTATCGTTCTTCCCAATGCTACTCATGATTACAATACTTCTTTCTCAAATTCTAATGCGCACAAGGCAGACAAAAAGATGCAACATATTGATCATCCACTTACAAAACCATCCAGCAAAAGAGACCACAGGAGGTCTGTTGATTCCAGGAACACCCTGAATGATTTTCTGAAACACTTAAATGAAACTACTAGTAATCCCAAAGCAATCATGGGAGATATTCAAGTGGCCCACCAGACTTTAATGCTGGATCCAATGGGAAATATGTCTGAGATCCCACCTAAAGTCCCCAACAGGGAGGCATCTTTATACTCTCCACCATCAACTCTTCCGAGAAACAGCCCCACAAAACGGGTGGACGTTCCCACCACACCTGCAGTACCGATGACCTCTTTGGAAAGGCAGAGAGGTTATCACAAAAATTCTTCACAAAGGCATTCAATATCTGCCCTTCCTAAAAACTTAAACTCACCAAATGGTGTTTTGTTATCCAGACAGCCCAGTATTAATCGGGGGGGTTACGTGACTCCCACAGCAGGCACAAAGATGGACTACATGCAAGGAACCCCTGTCAGTGTTCACCTCCAGCCTTCCTTGTCCAGGCAAAGCAGTTACACAAGCAACGGCACTCTTCCTCGTACAGGAATAAAGAGGACACCCTCGTTAAAACCTGATGTGCCACCAAAACCCTCATTTGTTCCTCAAACAACATCAGTCAGACCACTGAACAAATACAGTTACTAG
- the LOC107318756 gene encoding semaphorin-6D isoform X6, whose product MVFVCGTNAFNPMCRYYRLSTLEYDGEEISGLARCPFDARQTNVALFADGKLYSATVADFLASDAVIYRSMGDGSALRTIKYDSKWIKEPHFLHAIEYGNYVYFFFREIAVEHNNLGKAVYSRVARICKNDMGGSQRVLEKHWTSFLKARLNCSVPGDSFFYFDVLQSITDIIEINGIPTVVGVFTTQLNSIPGSAVCAFSMDDIEKVFKGRFKEQKTPDSVWTAVPEDKVPKPRPGCCAKHGLAEAYKTSIDFPDETLSFIKSHPLMDSAVPSIIEEPWFTKTRVRYRLTAIAVDHAAGPHQNYTVIFVGSEAGVVLKILAKTRPFSLNDSVLLEEIEAYNHAKCNAESEEDRRVISLQLDRDHHALFVAFSSCVIRIPLSRCERHGSCKKACIASRDPYCGWLDHEACGRVTPGMPFSLFVSYNHSTGGYVQDVEYGNTAQLGDCHGVRWEVQSGESNQMVHMNVLITCVFAAFVLGAFIAGVAVYCYRDVFVRKSRKIHKDAESAQSCTDSSGSFAKLNGLFDSPVKEYQQNIDSPKLYTNLLTSRKELPPNGDMKSMMMDHRGQPPELAALPTPESTPVLQQKTLQAMKSQSDKAHGNLNASRKETPLKSPQFFPSSPPPHSPLSHGHIPSAIVLPNATHDYNTSFSNSNAHKADKKMQHIDHPLTKPSSKRDHRRSVDSRNTLNDFLKHLNETTSNPKAIMGDIQVAHQTLMLDPMGNMSEIPPKVPNREASLYSPPSTLPRNSPTKRVDVPTTPAVPMTSLERQRGYHKNSSQRHSISALPKNLNSPNGVLLSRQPSINRGGYVTPTAGTKMDYMQGTPVSVHLQPSLSRQSSYTSNGTLPRTGIKRTPSLKPDVPPKPSFVPQTTSVRPLNKYSY is encoded by the exons ATGGTGTTTGTCTGTGGAACAAATGCATTTAATCCTATGTGCAGATACTATCGG ctGAGTACCTTAGAGTATGATGGGGAGGAAATTAGTGGTTTGGCAAGATGCCCATTTGATGCCAGACAAACCAATGTCGCCCTCTTTGCTG ATGGAAAATTGTATTCAGCAACAGTAGCGGATTTCCTGGCAAGTGATGCTGTTATTTATCGCAGCATGGGAGATGGGTCTGCCCTAAGGACAATAAAGTATGATTCCAAGTGGATAAAAG AGCCACACTTTCTCCATGCCATAGAATATGGGAACTACGTGTATTTCTTCTTTCGAGAAATTGCTGTAGAGCACAATAATTTAGGCAAG GCCGTGTATTCCCGTGTGGCACGCATATGCAAAAATGACATGGGGGGTTCCCAGAGAGTTCTGGAAAAACACTGGACATCCTTTCTGAAAGCTCGGCTCAACTGCTCCGTTCCTGGGGATTCGTTTTTCTACTTTGATGTCCTACAGTCTATCACGGACATAATAGAAATCAATGGAATCCCCACGGTTGTCGGTGTATTCACTACACAGCTTAACAG cATCCCTGgttcagcagtgtgtgctttcaGCATGGATGACATTGAGAAGGTCTTCAAAGGGagatttaaagaacaaaaaactcCTGACTCTGTTTGGACAGCCGTACCTGAAGACAAGGTGCCAAAGCCAAG ACCTGGCTGCTGTGCAAAACATGGCCTAGCAGAAGCTTACAAAACCTCCATTGATTTCCCAGACGAAACATTGTCCTTCATCAAATCTCATCCGCTGATGGATTCAGCTGTTCCCTCAATCATTGAGGAGCCTTGGTTTACCAAAACACGCGTCAG ATACAGATTGACAGCAATTGCTGTAGACCACGCTGCTGGACCGCACCAGAACTACACAGTCATATTTGTTGGCTCAGAAGCAGGAGTAGTACTTAAAATCTTGGCAAAGACCAGACCTTTCTCTTTGAATGACAGTGTATTGCTGGAAGAGATTGAAGCATATAATCATGCAAA GTGTAATGCTGAGAGCGAGGAAGACAGAAGAGTCATTTCCCTTCAGCTGGATAGAGACCACCATGCTCTGTTTGTGGCGTTCTCCAGCTGTGTCATCAGAATTCCTCTGAGCCGGTGTGAGCGTCACGGGTCATGTAAAAA GGCGTGTATTGCCTCTCGGGATCCATACTGTGGCTGGTTAGACCACGAGGCGTGTGGGAGAGTGACACCAGGCATGCC gttctctttgtttgtttcatacAACCACAGCACTGGAGGATATGTACAAGATGTAGAATATGGCAACACAGCGCAGCTTGGGGACTGCCATG GTGTAAGGTGGGAAGTGCAGTCGGGAGAGTCCAACCAAATGGTACACATGAATGTCCTAATCACGTGtgtctttgctgcttttgtccTGGGAGCCTTTATTGCGGGAGTGGCCGTGTACTGTTATCGGGATGTGTTTGTACGGAAATCcagaaaaatacacaaagatgCAGAATCTGCCCAGTCCTGTACGGACTCCAGTGGGAGCTTTGCTAAACTGAATGGGCTTTTTGATAGTCCCGTCAAAGAATATCAACAAAACATTGATTCGCCCAAACTCTACACCAACCTGCTGACAAGCAGAAAGGAATTGCCACCAAATGGTGACATGAAGTCGATGATGATGGACCACAGGGGCCAGCCTCCGGAATTAGCTGCACTTCCAACTCCTGAATCCACACCAGTTCTTCAGCAAAAGACTCTGCAAGCCATGAAAAGTCAGTCAGACAAAGCACATGGTAACCTGAATGCTTCGCGAAAGGAAACCCCGCTAAAAAGCCCacagttttttccttccagtcctCCACCCCACTCTCCTCTGAGTCACGGACATATACCCAGTGCTATCGTTCTTCCCAATGCTACTCATGATTACAATACTTCTTTCTCAAATTCTAATGCGCACAAGGCAGACAAAAAGATGCAACATATTGATCATCCACTTACAAAACCATCCAGCAAAAGAGACCACAGGAGGTCTGTTGATTCCAGGAACACCCTGAATGATTTTCTGAAACACTTAAATGAAACTACTAGTAATCCCAAAGCAATCATGGGAGATATTCAAGTGGCCCACCAGACTTTAATGCTGGATCCAATGGGAAATATGTCTGAGATCCCACCTAAAGTCCCCAACAGGGAGGCATCTTTATACTCTCCACCATCAACTCTTCCGAGAAACAGCCCCACAAAACGGGTGGACGTTCCCACCACACCTGCAGTACCGATGACCTCTTTGGAAAGGCAGAGAGGTTATCACAAAAATTCTTCACAAAGGCATTCAATATCTGCCCTTCCTAAAAACTTAAACTCACCAAATGGTGTTTTGTTATCCAGACAGCCCAGTATTAATCGGGGGGGTTACGTGACTCCCACAGCAGGCACAAAGATGGACTACATGCAAGGAACCCCTGTCAGTGTTCACCTCCAGCCTTCCTTGTCCAGGCAAAGCAGTTACACAAGCAACGGCACTCTTCCTCGTACAGGAATAAAGAGGACACCCTCGTTAAAACCTGATGTGCCACCAAAACCCTCATTTGTTCCTCAAACAACATCAGTCAGACCACTGAACAAATACAGTTACTAG